The following is a genomic window from Syntrophaceae bacterium.
AGGCAGCGAGCATGGGGGTGCAGCTGGAGCCGGGGGACCTGGCCTTCCGCTGCAACCTCGTGACCCTCGGCGATGGGCCTGACCCCATCATGGTGGACTTCACGGCGGGGCACATCAGCTCCGACGAGGCACGGGAACTCATCCGGGACATCGACCGCGGGATGGGGACGGCGACGCTGCAATTCCACCCCGGCGTGGGATATCGCCATCTGCTCGTCTGGAAGGGCGGGGGGCCCGAGGTGGAGACCACGCCCCCCCACGACATCACGGGTCAGCCGACGGCGGCCTGGCTCCCAAGGGGGAAGGGCGCCGAGGACGTGATCGGCCTCATGCTGCGCTCCCGGGAGATCCTTCGGGACCACACGGTGAACCGGAAGCGGGCAGCCCTGGGGAAGAGGCAGGCCACGTCCATATGGCTTTGGGGGCAGGGCGGCAAGCCTGCCATGGAGCCCCTGTCGGCGAAGTACGGCCTGCGGGGGGGCATGATCTCGGCCGTGGATCTCCTCAACGGCCTCGGGGTCTACGCGGGCCTCGAGATTCTCAGGGTGCCGGGGGCTACGGGCTACATCGACACGAACTATGTCGGGAAGGCCGAGAAGGTGCTCGAGGCCCTCGGGGAAAAGGACTTTGTCTTCGTCCACGTGGAGGCCCCCGACGAGATGGGGCACGAGGGCAACGTCGAGGGCAAAGTGAAGGCCATCGAGGACTTTGACGAGAAGGTGGTGGGCACGGTGCTCGAGGGGATCGGCCGTCACGGCGACTTCCGGGTCCTCGTGCTGAGCGATCACCCCACGCCGATCGCGAAGAGAACCCACACGGACGAGCCGAGCCCCTTTGCCGTCCTTTGCTCCCGGCGGGACGAAAACGTCCGGGGAGCGGAGGGGTACAGCGAGGAAGCGGCCCGCCGGGCGGGCATCGTGGTGTCCCCCGGCTGTCAGCTGATGGGGGGGTTCATCGGCGACTGGAGACGATTCGTTGAAGACAGGCGTCGTTAAGATCCGGGTCATCTACGCCGACACCGACGCGATGGGGATCGTCTACCACACGAACTACATCCGCTGGTTCGAGATCGGCCGCACGGAGCTGATGCGGGAGGCGGGCATCGTATACAGCGAGATGGAGAAGGAGGGGTTCTTCCTGCCCCTCACGGAGCTGGCGTGCCACTATCTCTACCCGGCGCGTTACGACGACATCGTCCTCGTCGAAACGCGCATCGAGTACTTCCGGCGCGCCAGCGTGAAGTTCGCCTACGAGATCTGGGACGAGAAACGGGAGCGGCTGCTCGTGGAGGGCTCCACGCTCCATGCCTTCCTGAACCGGGAGGGCAAGATCGTGCGGGCCCCGGCGCAGGTGGGGGAGATATTCAGGGCGATGCAGGCCGGGCAGCCCGGAGGGTGAACCGGCCGGTTCGAGTCGTTTCGGGCGGCGCCGCAGGCGGGTGCCCGATCATGTCTGATTGACACCGGAGAACGGGATCATGGTTGCGTCAAAACTGGACAAGAAGGACCTGGAGCAGCCCGATGCCTTTCAGGAGGCCATGGGCAAGCTTCTCGACTATGCCGCGCAGAACAGGCGCAAGCTCTACATCGCTGCGGGCGCGATCGTCCTCGCGATCGTCTTGGGCGGCGGCTACTATTTTTACTCCGCTTCCCAGGAGAGCGAGGCGGCCAGGCTGCATTTCGATGCGCGGATGAAGGCGATGAGGGCCGACGCCATGGGAACGGCAGGCCCCGAGATCGTCAAGGCGCTGGCGGATGTCGTCGATAGGTTCCCCTCCACCGATGCCGCGCAGAATGCCCGCTACGAGCTCGGAAGCCTCTATTACCAGGCGGGCGACTATGACCGGTCCATCCAGGTCTACCGGGAGTTCATCGACCGGGCGGGCAGCAAGGACATCCGGACGATCTACGCCTGGTTTGGGATCGGTTACGCCCACGAGGCGAAGAAGGAGTACGAAAAGGCCCTGGAGGCCTTCAGCCGGGTCCCCTCGATGAACCCGGGGGCCGTGCACGAGGGGATCAGCTACCGCAATATCGCGCGCATCCACGAGGCGATGAACGACCGCGGCAAGGCCCTCGACTATTACCGGAAGGCGCTGGAGAAAACCAAAGACCCCGCTGCGACGACCCTCATCAAGCGCAAGATCGCGCAGCTGGGATAGAAGGAAACGGAGAGAACGATGCTGGAACTGATGTCGGGCAACGAGGCAATCGCACGGGGAGCATGGGAGTGCGGCGCCACCTTCGGTGCGGGCTACCCCGGAACGCCGAGCACGGAGATCCTCGAGGCCTTTGCGCAGTACAAGGGCGTTTACGCCGAGTGGTCACCCAACGAGAAGGTAGGGCTCGAAGTGGCCATCGGGGCCTCCTTTGCGGGGGCCCGTGCCATGGCGGTGATGAAGCACGTGGGGGTCAACGTGGCGGCCGACCCCCTGTTCACCGTGAGCTACACGGGGACCAACGGGGCGCTCGTGATCGTCACGGCGGACGACCCCTCGCTGCACAGTTCACAGAACGAGCAGGACAACCGCAACTACGCGAAATTCGCAAAAGTTCCCATGCTGGAGCCGGCCGACAGCCAGGAGGCAAAGGACTTCGTCAAGCTTGCCTTCGAGCTCTCCGAGCGATTCGACACGCCCGTCTTCCTGCGTACGACAACCCGCGTGTCGCACTCCAAGAGCGTCGTCCGTCTCGAACCGCAGCGGGAACTCGGGGACCGCACGGAAATCAAGCACCTCCCCCTGAAGTACGTCATGGTGCCCATCAACGCCCGCGCGCGGCGCGTCGAGGTGGAGAAGCGCACGCAGGCCCTTCGGGAGTGGGCCGAGACCTTCCCCGGCAACCGCGTGGAGATGGGTTCCCCCGACGTGGGCATCATCACGGCGGGCATGCCCTACAACTACGCGAAAGACGTCTTCCCGGACTACTCGTACCTGAAGCTCGGCCTGGTCAACCCCCTGCCGGAGAGGCTGATCCGGGCTTTCGCCTCGAAGGTCAAGAAACTCTATGTCGTCGAGGAGCTGGACCCCTTCATCGAGGAGCAGGTCAGGGCCATGGGGATCGAGGTGACGGGGAAGGCGGTTTTCCCCTACACGAACGAGTTCGACCCCGGCGTCATCGAGAGAGGCGTCACCGGCAGGCTCTCGGCGCCGGCCGTCACGACCCAGGCCATTCCTCCGAGGCCCCCGAACCTCTGTCCCGGCTGCCCGCACCGCGGCCTGTTCTACGCGCTCAACAAGACGAAGGCCTTCGTGTCGGGCGACATCGGGTGCTACACGCTGTCCTACATGAAACCGCTCTCCGGCATGGACAGCTGCATCTGCATGGGCGCCAGCATCGGGATCGCCCACGGCATGAGCAGGGCGCTGGGCCCGAAAGGGAAGGGGAAGGTCGTCGGTGTCATCGGCGATTCGACCTTTATCCACTCCGGCATCACGGCACTGCTCAACGCGGCGTACAACGGCAGCGACGCGGTCTTCATCATCGCCGACAACCGCACGACGGCGATGACGGGAATGCAGGAGCACCCGGCAACGGGGTACACCCTCCAGGGGGAGAAGGCGAAGGAACTCGATTTCGCGGCCCTCGGGAAGGTCCTGGGCGTCGAGAGCGTCGAGGTCATCGACCCGCTGCAGTTCAAGAACACGGCGGAGGTCCTGAAACGCGAGCTCCAGAAAGACGGGCCGTCGCTGCTCATCGCCCGGTCCCCCTGCGTGCTGCTGATGAGCAAGAAGGCAGCCCGGGCAAGGCATTTCGTCACGGACCCGGACAAGTGCATCGGCTGCAAGGTCTGCCTGAGCTGCGGCTGCCCGGCCATCTCGTGGAAGGACTTCGAGAAGGCGGGCCTGCCCCCGAGGCCGGAACGGAAGAAACAGAAGGGGATCGCCGTGATCGACGCGGCGCTCTGCACGGGCTGCACGTTTTGCGCACAGCTGTGCCGACAGGAAGCAATCATGCGGGAGGACGGATAGGGACATGGAAAACGGGGTGAAGAGCCTGCTGCTGGCCGGCGTCGGAGGGCAGGGAATCCTGCTGGCGAGCGACGTCATCTGCAAGGTCATGATGCGGAAGGGCTATGACGTCAAGAAGAGCGAGGTGCACGGCATGGCCCAGCGCGGCGGCAGCGTCACGAGCCATGTCCGTTACGGAAGGAAGGTCTACTCGCCCCTGGCGCGTAAGGGGGACGTGGACATCATCGTCTCCTTCGAAAAGCTCGAGACTCTCCGTTACCTGGATTACCTGAAGCCCGGTGGTCTCGTGCTCGTCAATGACGAGGAGATCTACCCGCCGTCGGTGAATCTGGGCGATGCGGACTATCCAAAGGGGATCGACGAGAGCCTTCGCGCCCAGCTCGGTTCGCAGAACGTGAAAGTCGTTCCCGGACCGGAACTTGCGGGCAAATCCGGCAACCGGAGAGCCGTCAACACGGTCATGCTGGGAGCCGTTTCCCGGTACATCCCCGAGATTGCCGCCGAAGACTGGAAGACGGTCCTTGCGGACATGCTGCCGGAGAAGATCGTCGAGGCGAACCTCAGGGCCTTCGACCTGGGTCGTGCCGCCTGAGCCGGGCCGATAAGCATCGGGGATTATTGACGAGGCGCAACACAATCCCTATTTTATCGCCATACGAACTCTGAAGGTGTGGCACAAGAGATGGCCGAGGATTATTACAAGGTACTGGGCCTGGATAAAGGCGCCAGCATCGACGACGTAAAAAAGGCATACCGAAAGCTTGCCCTGAAATACCACCCTGATCGGAACCCGACCGACAAGAAACGGGCCGAGGAGAAGTTCAAGGAGATCAGCGAGGCCTACGCTGTTCTCAGCGACCCGGAAAAACGTAAGCAGTACGATGAGTTCGGAACGGATGCCTTCCGGCAGAAGTTCACCCAGGAAGATATCTTCCGGAACTTCGACATCAACGACATCCTTCGCAGCTTCGGTTTCGGCAATCTGGGCGGGGAGTTCACCTGGTTCGGCGGCTCATCTGGCCAGGGCGGCAAGAGGCGCGTCTATACGCAGCGCCGGACGGATCCCTTCGGCGACATCTTTGGGGATCAGGCCTACGGGCAAAGGGAGCCTGCTCCGTCCAAGGATCAGGATATAGAGTATAACCTCTCGATTACATTGGAAGAATCAGTCCTCGGAACAGAGAAGAAGCTCTCTTTGAGAAAGGGCGATATCACCGAGGAGGTCAACGTGAAGATCCCGGCCGGGATTTCCTCTGGCAAGAAACTTCGTCTTGCCGGCAAAGGGCTTCGGTCGCCTTTCGGGGGCCCCGCCGGGGACCTTTACCTGAACATCCAGGTTCTTCCGCATCCCATTTTTTCGCGCGACGGCGATGATCTTTACGTCGAGAAAACCGTCAGCTTCTCGCAGGCCTGCCTCGGTACTACGATAGACGTTCCCACTCTTGGCGGGCCTCCGAAACGGATAAAGGTTCCTCCCGGGACCCAAAGCAACACCAAGATCCGCATGAAGGGCTTTGGAGTGCCCCATCTGAAAGGTGAGGGACGAGGGGACCAGTACGTTCGCATCTTCGTCGATGTCCCCAAGAAACTCACTCCCAGGCAGGCTGAACTGGTCAAGAAGCTCGCCGAAGAGGGCCTTTAGGGGCTGAAGAACCGATCAGTTCGATTCGAGAATCCCATCCCATTTCTATTCATTCCGTAATTTTTTATTCTGCTTATAAAACAGTTACTTGTAAAAGTAATATCAAGCAAATTCTGGCAATAATGAAACTTTTATGTCAATTATCGCTTGCAATAACATATAAAAATGAAACTATTGAAACACGCAATAGAAGATCCATGCGTCTGAGATGCAATACTAAAAATTTCATAATCTGATTTTACGAAAAGTATATGAAGGGCATACTTCAAGCGCTGGTTAAAGTCTTGTATTTGGGATCTGTGCGTACCGAACGGGAAGAATCAGAAATGACATCGGCATTAAATAAATGCCGGATGCGACTGAGCCAGGATGCAAAACGCATATGTCTGATAAGATATGTTATGTAAACTTATTGATTGGTTCTTTTCCCGCCTCACGTCTTGATGATCTCCATGTCACCCTGGACAGCCAGGGTGTCCCCCATCACGATGAGCACGCCGAGGACGCCCTCGATGGACATAGCCTTTGAAAGCCCTTTTCTCATATCGTTTTTAACCCTGACGATGTTTCCTACAGCCGTTGCCGCGGCGTCGGCAAGCGCTGCCGATTTAGATTTGATGCAGACCGCATCGGCAACACCGAAACTCAGGGAGTGCCCCACCGTTCCCGATGATGTGCAGATCCCGATGGGCGTCTCGCCGGCACGGATCTTCAAGGCGATTCGCCCGCTCAGCGATGATGTGCCGGCGAAGACCCCGATGGAAACGTCCTCCTTTACGTTCAGAAAAATATCTCCGCCGTTCTCGACGATGACGTTTGCCGTTTTCTCCAGCAGCCGCCGGCCAACGGATTCGGCGATTGCTCCGGCCACGGAGGCCATGGGACCGACGCCGGCCCTCAGGGAGGCATCGAGCATGGTCCTGACGATAGCGGGCGCCAAAGCATCACTTGCGAGCGGAACGAGCGAGGCCGCGAATTCAGGATGGATCCGGATGTATTCCTCTATCTGGGAGCGATACAGGTGCACCGCCTCGCAGGCTGGCGCAGTGAGATCGGAATCGGCGAGAATATAGAGATCGGTTTCGCTGACTTTTACGTTGAAACACGAGTAATTACGTATACTTGAATATTCCCGATAGACTCTGTCTACATACCGGGGCAAGGCTGCACCATAAAACCGTCATTGTTGATGTTGGAGTTGACCGGCGGCCGGGGGGCAAGGTCTCCGCTCAGTGAAAACGTGTCGTGCCGGGTCCCAGCAGTCGCTCAACCTCCTCTTTCAGGGGCTCCGAGATGTTGATCCTCGATGCGCTGCCAAGATACACTACGGTTTCGCTCTGATTCGGAAGCAGGATATGGAGATAACAGTCATGCTTCCCGGGGTGCCGGCGGCAGATTTCACGAAGTTTTTCGATGTGATCGCCTTCCATCCTGCCGGCATCGAAGGTGACGTGGATGGCACTGAAGCTGACCCCGTTGTACTCCGCGAGCCGGTGCACTTCAGAGACGATGATGCGGCTGCTCTCCTCGGTTACGTCGAGATTTCCCTTGAAGAGAAGCGGCTCGTCCGAGTCGAGCAAGTCCCTGTATGTGCGGTATGCGTCAGCGAAAACGATCCCCGTGTAGGAACCTTTGAGGTCTTCGATGGTCACGTAGGCCATGGTATCCTTCTTTTTGGTCGGGACCTCGCGCTTGTGGCTGACAATCCCGGCCACGGTGACGTTTTCTTTGTCGTGCATCTCGGAGATTCGCTCGGCGTCGGCGTTGGTGATGAGCTTGAGCTTGTCCGCGTAACGCAGCAGCGGATGGCCCGTGATGTAAAATCCGAGGGTCTCCTTTTCGTAGAGAAGAATCTCGCCGTGATCCCACTCCTCCACGGCGAGCAACAGGTCCTTTTCGGACATTGCCGAATCATCCGGCGGGCCGTCTGGCCCGTCGAAGAGGCCTGCCTGGGCGCTTTGCCTCTGCTCCTGGATCCTCTGGCCGATGTCCATGAGACGCTCGAAGCCCTCGATCAGCTGCCGCCGCCCATAGCGCAACGAATCGAAGGCGCCGCATTTGATGAGGCTCTCCACAACCCGCTTGTTGATTTTCCTGGGGTCGACGCGGGAGCAAAAATCAAGAAATGACTTGAACGGTCCTTCCTTGTCCCTCGATTCAATGATGGATTCTATGGCACTCTCTCCGACGTTTTTCACGGCGGCCAGCCCGAAGCGGATGTTCCCCGCATCGATGCTGAAGTCGAGGGCCGACTGGTTGATGTCGGGGGGCAGAACATTGATCCCCATCTCCTTGCAGACGCTGATGTGCTTGATGACCTTGTCGCGGTTTCCTTTCTCACTGGTGAGCAGAGCCGCCATGAATTCCACGGGGTAATGGGCCTTCAAATAGGCCGTCTGGTAGGAGATCATCGCATAGGCAGCGCTGTGGGACTTGTTGAACCCGTATCCGGCAAACGTCTCCATCTGGTCGAAGATCTTCTTCGCCTTGGCCTCGGGGATCTTGTTCTTCATCGCCCCGGCGAGGAATTTCGGCTTCTCCTTCTCCATCTCGGCCGAGTTCTTCTTGCTCATGGCCTTTCGGAAGGTATCGGCCTCGCCCATGGTGTAATTCGCCAGCGCGCTGGCGATCTGCATGACCTGTTCCTGGTAGAGGATGACCCCGTAGGTTTCCTTCAGGATCGGTTCGAGTTGGGGCACCTCGTAGGTGCTCTTCGTCTTGCCCTGCTTGCGGGCGATGAATTCCTGCACCATCCCGCTCTTCAGGGGGCCCGGCCGGTACAGGGCGATGAGCGCGATGATGTCCTCGAAGCAGTCCGGCTTCAGCCCCACGAGGATCTCCTTCATGCCGCGGCTCTCCAGCTGGAAGACGCCGTCGGTTTCCCCCTTGGAGAGAAGCTGGAACGTCTTGCGGTCATCGAGGGGGATGTCGGAGATATCCAGGTGAACGCCCCTGCCCTCCTCGATAAACTTCAGGGTGTCCCGGATCACCGTGAGTGTCTTGAGTCCGAGGAAGTCGAACTTCGTGAGACCCGCCG
Proteins encoded in this region:
- a CDS encoding cofactor-independent phosphoglycerate mutase — its product is MKYVVLLGDGMADWAVDTLGGMTPLAYAKTPNMDRIAREGTLGLIDTVPKGMNPGSDVAILSVLGYDPTVCYTGRGPLEAASMGVQLEPGDLAFRCNLVTLGDGPDPIMVDFTAGHISSDEARELIRDIDRGMGTATLQFHPGVGYRHLLVWKGGGPEVETTPPHDITGQPTAAWLPRGKGAEDVIGLMLRSREILRDHTVNRKRAALGKRQATSIWLWGQGGKPAMEPLSAKYGLRGGMISAVDLLNGLGVYAGLEILRVPGATGYIDTNYVGKAEKVLEALGEKDFVFVHVEAPDEMGHEGNVEGKVKAIEDFDEKVVGTVLEGIGRHGDFRVLVLSDHPTPIAKRTHTDEPSPFAVLCSRRDENVRGAEGYSEEAARRAGIVVSPGCQLMGGFIGDWRRFVEDRRR
- a CDS encoding acyl-CoA thioesterase, with translation MGIVYHTNYIRWFEIGRTELMREAGIVYSEMEKEGFFLPLTELACHYLYPARYDDIVLVETRIEYFRRASVKFAYEIWDEKRERLLVEGSTLHAFLNREGKIVRAPAQVGEIFRAMQAGQPGG
- a CDS encoding tetratricopeptide repeat protein; this translates as MVASKLDKKDLEQPDAFQEAMGKLLDYAAQNRRKLYIAAGAIVLAIVLGGGYYFYSASQESEAARLHFDARMKAMRADAMGTAGPEIVKALADVVDRFPSTDAAQNARYELGSLYYQAGDYDRSIQVYREFIDRAGSKDIRTIYAWFGIGYAHEAKKEYEKALEAFSRVPSMNPGAVHEGISYRNIARIHEAMNDRGKALDYYRKALEKTKDPAATTLIKRKIAQLG
- the iorA gene encoding indolepyruvate ferredoxin oxidoreductase subunit alpha: MLELMSGNEAIARGAWECGATFGAGYPGTPSTEILEAFAQYKGVYAEWSPNEKVGLEVAIGASFAGARAMAVMKHVGVNVAADPLFTVSYTGTNGALVIVTADDPSLHSSQNEQDNRNYAKFAKVPMLEPADSQEAKDFVKLAFELSERFDTPVFLRTTTRVSHSKSVVRLEPQRELGDRTEIKHLPLKYVMVPINARARRVEVEKRTQALREWAETFPGNRVEMGSPDVGIITAGMPYNYAKDVFPDYSYLKLGLVNPLPERLIRAFASKVKKLYVVEELDPFIEEQVRAMGIEVTGKAVFPYTNEFDPGVIERGVTGRLSAPAVTTQAIPPRPPNLCPGCPHRGLFYALNKTKAFVSGDIGCYTLSYMKPLSGMDSCICMGASIGIAHGMSRALGPKGKGKVVGVIGDSTFIHSGITALLNAAYNGSDAVFIIADNRTTAMTGMQEHPATGYTLQGEKAKELDFAALGKVLGVESVEVIDPLQFKNTAEVLKRELQKDGPSLLIARSPCVLLMSKKAARARHFVTDPDKCIGCKVCLSCGCPAISWKDFEKAGLPPRPERKKQKGIAVIDAALCTGCTFCAQLCRQEAIMREDG
- a CDS encoding indolepyruvate oxidoreductase subunit beta, whose translation is MENGVKSLLLAGVGGQGILLASDVICKVMMRKGYDVKKSEVHGMAQRGGSVTSHVRYGRKVYSPLARKGDVDIIVSFEKLETLRYLDYLKPGGLVLVNDEEIYPPSVNLGDADYPKGIDESLRAQLGSQNVKVVPGPELAGKSGNRRAVNTVMLGAVSRYIPEIAAEDWKTVLADMLPEKIVEANLRAFDLGRAA
- a CDS encoding DnaJ domain-containing protein, whose product is MAEDYYKVLGLDKGASIDDVKKAYRKLALKYHPDRNPTDKKRAEEKFKEISEAYAVLSDPEKRKQYDEFGTDAFRQKFTQEDIFRNFDINDILRSFGFGNLGGEFTWFGGSSGQGGKRRVYTQRRTDPFGDIFGDQAYGQREPAPSKDQDIEYNLSITLEESVLGTEKKLSLRKGDITEEVNVKIPAGISSGKKLRLAGKGLRSPFGGPAGDLYLNIQVLPHPIFSRDGDDLYVEKTVSFSQACLGTTIDVPTLGGPPKRIKVPPGTQSNTKIRMKGFGVPHLKGEGRGDQYVRIFVDVPKKLTPRQAELVKKLAEEGL
- a CDS encoding UPF0280 family protein, whose translation is MPRYVDRVYREYSSIRNYSCFNVKVSETDLYILADSDLTAPACEAVHLYRSQIEEYIRIHPEFAASLVPLASDALAPAIVRTMLDASLRAGVGPMASVAGAIAESVGRRLLEKTANVIVENGGDIFLNVKEDVSIGVFAGTSSLSGRIALKIRAGETPIGICTSSGTVGHSLSFGVADAVCIKSKSAALADAAATAVGNIVRVKNDMRKGLSKAMSIEGVLGVLIVMGDTLAVQGDMEIIKT
- a CDS encoding DNA polymerase III subunit alpha, whose translation is MKHVDFVHLHLHTQYSLLDGTIRLGDLFKKAKEFKMPAVAITDHGNMYGAVDFYQQAYKAGIKPIIGCELYVAPKSRFDKSTEGPGETARHLIVLVKNLQGYRNLMKLTSKGFLEGFYYRPRIDKELLAAHSEGLIATSACLHGEIAYWILKGDMEKARTSALEYREIFGAGNFYLEMMENGIPEQGVVNEKLMEISRELSIPLVATNDCHYLERADHEAHEVLLCIQTGKTMEDPGRMRFATDAFYLRSPDEMKQLFSYCPEAIANTMVIAEKCNLSLDFKQVHLPHFEIGQGKTLDEHLEEMAKSGLERLMPRILKDRDPSLRQKYEKRLARELDIIKSMGFAGYFLIVSDFINYAKSRNIPVGPGRGSAAGSLVAYAIGITEIDPIRYGLFFERFLNPDRKSMPDIDTDFCMEGRDEVIRYVSEKYGSDRVAQIITFGKMQAKAVIRDVGRALNMPYGEVDRIAKLVPNVLNITLEEAIKQEPRLQEEQKKNEKVRRLLALSRSLEGLNRHSSTHAAGVVISDKPLVERVPLCKSPNDDIVTQFSMNDLSAAGLTKFDFLGLKTLTVIRDTLKFIEEGRGVHLDISDIPLDDRKTFQLLSKGETDGVFQLESRGMKEILVGLKPDCFEDIIALIALYRPGPLKSGMVQEFIARKQGKTKSTYEVPQLEPILKETYGVILYQEQVMQIASALANYTMGEADTFRKAMSKKNSAEMEKEKPKFLAGAMKNKIPEAKAKKIFDQMETFAGYGFNKSHSAAYAMISYQTAYLKAHYPVEFMAALLTSEKGNRDKVIKHISVCKEMGINVLPPDINQSALDFSIDAGNIRFGLAAVKNVGESAIESIIESRDKEGPFKSFLDFCSRVDPRKINKRVVESLIKCGAFDSLRYGRRQLIEGFERLMDIGQRIQEQRQSAQAGLFDGPDGPPDDSAMSEKDLLLAVEEWDHGEILLYEKETLGFYITGHPLLRYADKLKLITNADAERISEMHDKENVTVAGIVSHKREVPTKKKDTMAYVTIEDLKGSYTGIVFADAYRTYRDLLDSDEPLLFKGNLDVTEESSRIIVSEVHRLAEYNGVSFSAIHVTFDAGRMEGDHIEKLREICRRHPGKHDCYLHILLPNQSETVVYLGSASRINISEPLKEEVERLLGPGTTRFH